Proteins encoded by one window of bacterium:
- a CDS encoding beta-galactosidase, producing the protein MLGVIGNRFSIGKETYQPFSAELHYFRIDKRYWSICFERIKRAGFRIISTAVPWNLHQDDSKYIDFNGYGDPRRDLIVFLELAREFAFKVVLRPGPWINGQITNGGLPNYLFQDIRLLARDSQGNELALPSTFGVPGGYLPSYLHSNFQFHLKNYFKAFIETTKNYVHPRGPVFMVELDYETSFGRMLDPDKADYNPDLLARYYPPFLDGLYQGDIKKLASRYKEKHTSFETVEPPKKFSGLDLEDYPKVLDWMKFREYTLNTYLEVMEDLFKSYTVEPLFFRSLYFNAGELLPAFNLVPDDRAPFLGANVFPEGNYFDLVNKARFLKAEYGFAFASSFSSGGASAMPNRDRELKPITDNIRRFYYAAGAAAGFKGLNHYMFVDRDYWYGAPLHQDGTVGDGYEVAKNFNNAITTLGFDEMEAKNDVCIVANRLYYMLRRTTSEKEFTYLPRLVDESMTGFCRDLMRLKIHYGIRENRDWNALKEYKMVFVPTAEVMSEKDQEGLVELAKAGVTVVLCGLMPKYDENLKECQVLANHFRIKTTTDYHIGSVTHKNGSFPTYIYGSIRPSDDPKVKKLATEGPKIIAVSCGRFKGMMYLFTFDFASGGNHQKLAFVESTLSGENITSHLYSSDPSVDVAFQMGEKKGMLFVVVPPPGELSDSFEAREKEIIVRADLKELGFSAANLKLTNILAGEGVEAIKTTAKDLKEGMPIKVMYPDGVIYLVEKR; encoded by the coding sequence ATGTTAGGAGTCATCGGGAATCGATTCTCCATTGGTAAAGAAACGTATCAGCCCTTCTCCGCCGAACTACACTACTTCCGGATCGACAAGCGTTATTGGTCCATCTGTTTTGAGCGTATCAAGCGCGCCGGCTTTCGTATCATCTCAACTGCGGTCCCCTGGAATCTTCACCAGGATGACAGCAAGTATATTGATTTCAACGGATATGGCGATCCGCGTCGCGACCTGATCGTCTTTCTTGAGCTGGCTCGTGAGTTTGCGTTTAAGGTAGTGCTTCGTCCCGGACCGTGGATCAATGGGCAGATCACCAATGGTGGATTGCCGAATTACCTTTTCCAGGATATTCGCTTACTCGCCCGCGATTCCCAGGGAAATGAACTCGCGCTGCCGTCTACTTTTGGTGTGCCGGGAGGATACCTCCCCAGCTATCTGCACTCCAATTTCCAGTTTCACCTGAAGAACTATTTCAAGGCGTTCATCGAGACGACCAAAAATTACGTCCACCCGCGTGGGCCGGTCTTTATGGTTGAGCTGGATTATGAGACTTCGTTTGGTCGAATGCTCGACCCGGACAAGGCCGACTACAATCCGGATCTTCTGGCGCGGTATTACCCGCCATTCCTGGATGGGCTGTATCAGGGGGATATCAAAAAGCTGGCATCCCGCTACAAAGAGAAGCATACCAGTTTCGAAACGGTCGAGCCGCCCAAGAAATTCAGCGGTCTGGATCTCGAAGACTACCCCAAAGTACTGGATTGGATGAAATTCCGTGAATACACCCTCAACACCTATCTCGAGGTGATGGAGGATCTGTTTAAGTCCTACACGGTGGAGCCGCTCTTTTTCCGGTCGCTCTATTTTAATGCCGGCGAATTGCTTCCGGCGTTCAACCTCGTGCCTGATGACCGTGCGCCATTCCTCGGCGCGAATGTCTTCCCCGAAGGGAATTATTTCGACCTGGTCAACAAAGCCCGCTTCCTGAAGGCGGAGTATGGATTCGCCTTTGCGTCATCCTTCTCCTCGGGCGGAGCATCGGCGATGCCGAACCGCGACCGTGAGCTGAAGCCGATTACCGACAATATCCGCCGCTTCTATTATGCGGCTGGAGCGGCAGCTGGTTTCAAGGGGCTCAACCACTACATGTTTGTCGATCGCGATTACTGGTATGGCGCGCCGCTGCACCAGGATGGGACGGTCGGCGACGGGTATGAAGTTGCCAAGAATTTCAATAACGCGATCACCACGCTCGGTTTCGATGAGATGGAGGCGAAAAACGATGTCTGCATCGTTGCCAACCGTCTCTACTACATGCTCCGTCGAACTACCAGCGAAAAAGAGTTCACCTATCTCCCGCGGCTGGTCGATGAATCAATGACCGGCTTCTGCCGCGATCTGATGCGACTGAAGATCCACTACGGTATTCGCGAGAACCGCGACTGGAACGCACTCAAAGAATACAAGATGGTCTTTGTGCCGACCGCCGAGGTGATGTCGGAGAAGGATCAGGAAGGTTTGGTCGAGCTGGCCAAAGCCGGAGTGACCGTGGTGCTCTGCGGCTTGATGCCGAAGTACGATGAAAATCTCAAGGAATGCCAAGTCCTGGCAAACCACTTCCGGATCAAAACGACAACCGACTATCATATCGGTTCAGTGACCCATAAGAACGGATCATTCCCGACCTACATTTATGGCTCGATCCGTCCGTCGGATGACCCTAAAGTGAAGAAACTGGCTACCGAGGGTCCCAAGATCATCGCGGTCAGTTGCGGTCGGTTCAAAGGGATGATGTATCTGTTCACATTCGATTTTGCTTCCGGCGGCAATCACCAGAAGCTGGCGTTTGTGGAGTCGACTCTTTCCGGCGAGAATATCACCAGCCATCTCTATTCGTCCGATCCATCGGTCGATGTTGCTTTCCAGATGGGTGAAAAGAAGGGGATGTTGTTTGTGGTGGTCCCGCCTCCGGGTGAACTGTCTGACAGTTTCGAAGCTCGCGAGAAAGAGATCATTGTTCGTGCCGATCTGAAAGAGCTTGGTTTCTCCGCGGCCAACCTGAAACTGACCAATATTCTGGCCGGTGAAGGTGTCGAGGCGATCAAAACAACTGCCAAGGATCTCAAGGAAGGTATGCCGATCAAGGTGATGTATCCTGATGGCGTGATCTACCTGGTCGAAAAACGGTAA
- a CDS encoding T9SS type A sorting domain-containing protein has protein sequence MKRLILFALLFAALAMVAPTNSYAQDGVVSIDTVKNTIYPDGTFEKGQNPRILIRFNNTTGERANVSNGFKLTSPDGAEWDSATVDSVGAVNVDGENIFLAYFNQVVAVQGYSTVRPGDGPPVDTFGILGAGSPTSASRQMPIGYNDTILAINIYLTPAADNHGTHICIDSAWAQDSLWTWKWVTRTLLDKNPTFENYSTQTYEPTGSGGADRIGSGYCFMIRDPLVGVDDVNPGLPTTFKVSDNYPNPFNPSTTIDYSVPRKSKVTLAVYNVLGQKVATLVNTEMAAGKYRAVWDGKADNGSTLSSGIYFYKFEADNFVKTSKMVMLK, from the coding sequence ATGAAGCGATTGATTCTGTTCGCGCTACTTTTCGCCGCGCTGGCGATGGTCGCCCCGACGAACAGCTATGCGCAGGATGGCGTCGTATCGATAGACACGGTGAAGAACACCATCTATCCGGACGGCACCTTTGAGAAGGGTCAGAATCCCCGCATCCTGATCCGATTCAACAATACCACTGGTGAACGTGCGAACGTCTCGAACGGATTCAAGCTCACGTCGCCGGATGGTGCCGAGTGGGATAGCGCCACGGTTGACTCGGTAGGCGCAGTGAATGTCGACGGCGAGAATATCTTCTTGGCTTACTTCAACCAGGTGGTTGCAGTCCAGGGTTATTCCACCGTTCGTCCCGGCGATGGCCCGCCCGTTGATACCTTCGGTATCCTTGGCGCCGGCTCACCGACTTCGGCCTCTCGTCAGATGCCGATCGGTTATAATGACACGATATTGGCGATCAACATTTACCTGACCCCCGCCGCCGACAATCATGGGACGCATATCTGTATCGATTCCGCGTGGGCGCAGGACAGTCTCTGGACCTGGAAATGGGTGACCCGCACTCTGCTCGACAAGAACCCCACGTTTGAGAATTACTCTACTCAGACCTACGAACCGACTGGTTCAGGTGGTGCGGATCGCATCGGCTCAGGCTACTGCTTCATGATCCGTGATCCTCTCGTTGGTGTTGATGACGTGAACCCCGGCTTGCCGACCACGTTTAAAGTCAGCGACAACTATCCGAACCCGTTCAACCCGTCCACCACGATTGACTACTCCGTGCCGCGGAAGTCAAAAGTGACCCTCGCCGTGTACAACGTACTCGGCCAGAAGGTCGCCACGCTGGTGAATACGGAAATGGCTGCCGGCAAGTATCGCGCAGTCTGGGATGGCAAGGCCGACAATGGCTCGACCCTCTCTTCGGGTATCTATTTCTACAAGTTCGAAGCTGACAACTTTGTCAAGACTTCCAAGATGGTCATGCTGAAGTAG
- a CDS encoding tandem-95 repeat protein, translated as MQKLLGLVVLLLMTPISSAFAQGSIFGTVQNSNLTTPANGEISFYGFTNNTDDEIRLESSIGAGYDAGNWFDDFQNYLSKTPGNPYTYRFFNTVNGEGAVLASTIPNNSFQQENISLGTVAWPAAPAGMSARIISPTSVVLTWTRVAGVSYHVYRRPSTSQGSFFRIDNPAGLLTDAGEIDSFFVDNTVSGGGSYDYLLIGQNGAGQLGPHSAILTVSTATPAAPAIASITPNSGSSLGGTAVVIAGTGFDVNGATVTLDGAPLTSVTVNSPFQISAVTPAGSAGPADLVVTNTAAGLSASLPAAFTYLGNQAPILAAIGPRSVNEGANLNFGVTATDADGTTPTLTTTTPLPANATFVDNGNGTGTFNFNPNFTQSGSVNVTFYATDGIVIDSEVVTITINNVNQLPVLAAIGPRSVNEGANLNFGVSATDADGTTPILTTTTPLPANATFVDNGNGTGTFNFNPSFAQAGTFNITFYASDGTAIDSEQVVVTVTNVNQSPVLAAIGPRATTEGAVLNFGVSAADPDATTPILTTSALPTNASFTDNGNGTGTFNFAPDFTQAGPYSVTFYASDGTAIDSEVVAITVTGTNQDPILAAIGARSITEGLLLTFGVSASDGDGSTPTLTTSALPANATFLDNGNGTGTFNFTPSFAQAGPYSVTFYATDGIATDSEVVAITVNEAGNQAPVLANIGPRGVSEGNTLAFVISASDPDATLPTLTALNLPLNATLTDNGNGTANFSFTPDLTQSGFYGVTFIASDGALADTEIVAINVTETNQAPVLAAIGPQSVTEGILLSFGISATDGDGPIPTLTTSALPAGASFVNNGDGTGTFSWTPTFLQAGPYSVTFYATDGIVTADVDSEVVSITVNDAGNQTPVLAAIGARFVMEGATLNFTVTGSDADNTPLTLGTTALPTNATFVDNGDGTGSFSFLPDFTQAGSYPVTFFVSDGAAADSELVTITVTESGNVSPVIVAIPDTAVSEGGTLVINVTADDPDSPLAPAIGVSANTMRNFTFVDNGNGTAVLTYTPDFIDAGIDSIFFLASDGSSAPGTEIVRVTTNDVNQIPFFRAVTPKQVQVNDSLRFTITAVDSTDPGWPRRLFLTATGLPLGAIFTDNGNNTGSFRWAPNVSQIGSLNVTFYATDQGIPALAGTVVVPVTVVPVNNPPVLNLASAEARIVGEGQSLVVAISAVDPDGGAPSIEGQDLPANASIVPTGAGTANLLFNPDFTQGGNSGNSRLYSVTILASDGSATDRSVVTIQVVDAGNQNPVFDTVPTPSIVEGVTDTIVVHAFDPDGGSVTLTAINSTLPVNADFFDRGNGTGWIIFAPGFTQAGSFSIGIIANDGTSLDTAYVDITIVEAGNQPPVLATVADRTVKERASLVFRFSGTDPDGTRPLLSVSPLPVGAVVVDSGNGAASFTWVPTNFDAAVYPVYFRAEDIDFPGVFDSQLVVITVADSNIAPIIFATGGRTIFEGDTLRYVITSADEDLTFPNIRCRLTTADSLATNMTFFDSGNGVGVLTFIPNYSQGGTGAVGNTQILYNVYFIAEDETDPLLTTQTSSVQITVRHRNAPPNLVISLGEGPFTINEGSTLTFSVSASDPDGGLPTITGTNIPINATFAAGVLSRTFTFTPDFTQAGTFVVRFYATDAAAPPAVDSVYVTINVTDAGNQASRFTTTLPDTLNIASNFLTQIVIRATDPEYGTIALAVSPILPFGNFVDSGNGVGVYSLTPDSTLVGQLWAMQFTATDAQNAVTTTATNLRVVSFLRGDLDQNGRYTLLDLASLVNYLLRQGPPPVIIQTADVNADTKVDLSDLAFMINFLYEGGSRPPQ; from the coding sequence ATGCAGAAGTTGCTTGGACTTGTCGTACTGTTGTTGATGACGCCCATATCGTCTGCTTTTGCGCAAGGATCGATATTCGGCACGGTACAGAATTCCAACCTGACGACTCCGGCCAACGGAGAGATCAGCTTCTACGGATTCACCAACAACACGGATGACGAGATCCGTCTGGAATCCTCGATCGGCGCCGGATATGATGCCGGCAACTGGTTCGACGATTTCCAGAACTACCTTTCCAAGACACCGGGCAACCCGTATACCTATCGCTTCTTCAATACGGTGAATGGTGAAGGTGCTGTTTTGGCGAGCACTATTCCGAACAATTCGTTCCAGCAGGAGAATATCTCGCTGGGGACAGTTGCCTGGCCTGCTGCGCCTGCCGGTATGAGTGCGCGGATCATTTCGCCGACCTCTGTCGTCCTGACCTGGACGCGGGTCGCCGGTGTAAGTTACCATGTCTACCGTCGTCCCTCGACCTCGCAAGGCTCATTCTTCCGGATAGACAATCCCGCCGGTCTTCTGACCGATGCCGGTGAGATCGACAGCTTCTTCGTCGATAACACCGTTTCGGGTGGCGGATCATATGATTACCTGTTGATCGGCCAGAATGGTGCCGGTCAGCTTGGACCGCATTCAGCGATCCTGACAGTCAGCACGGCCACTCCTGCCGCTCCGGCGATCGCATCCATTACGCCGAACAGCGGATCGAGTTTGGGTGGTACGGCAGTCGTGATTGCCGGTACCGGCTTTGATGTTAATGGCGCCACGGTGACGCTCGATGGCGCACCGCTGACGTCGGTGACAGTTAATTCGCCGTTCCAGATCAGTGCGGTCACTCCGGCAGGCTCTGCCGGTCCTGCCGACCTGGTGGTTACAAATACGGCGGCCGGACTTTCGGCCTCGCTTCCGGCGGCCTTTACCTATCTTGGTAACCAGGCGCCCATTCTCGCGGCGATCGGCCCGCGGTCGGTCAACGAAGGTGCGAACCTCAACTTCGGCGTCACGGCGACCGATGCCGATGGCACCACACCGACCCTGACAACCACGACTCCTCTTCCGGCCAACGCGACTTTTGTCGACAACGGCAATGGGACTGGAACCTTCAATTTCAATCCGAACTTCACGCAGTCCGGTTCCGTCAACGTGACCTTCTATGCAACCGACGGGATAGTCATCGACTCCGAAGTGGTCACGATCACGATCAATAACGTGAACCAACTGCCGGTGCTTGCGGCGATCGGCCCGCGGTCGGTCAATGAAGGCGCGAACCTGAACTTTGGCGTGTCAGCCACGGATGCCGACGGCACCACGCCGATCCTGACTACCACGACTCCACTGCCGGCCAACGCGACATTCGTCGACAATGGCAATGGTACCGGGACATTCAACTTTAACCCGAGCTTTGCACAGGCCGGGACATTTAACATCACCTTCTATGCCTCGGATGGGACAGCTATCGACTCTGAGCAGGTGGTGGTGACGGTAACAAACGTGAACCAGTCGCCCGTGCTTGCGGCGATCGGCCCGCGTGCGACAACCGAAGGTGCGGTTCTCAACTTCGGCGTTTCCGCAGCGGATCCCGATGCAACCACGCCGATCCTGACGACCTCAGCGCTCCCGACCAATGCCAGTTTCACGGATAACGGCAATGGCACCGGGACTTTCAACTTTGCGCCGGACTTCACGCAAGCCGGGCCATACAGCGTTACGTTCTACGCATCTGACGGCACGGCGATCGACTCCGAAGTGGTCGCGATCACCGTCACCGGCACCAACCAGGATCCAATCCTGGCGGCGATCGGTGCGCGGTCGATCACCGAAGGTCTGTTGCTGACCTTTGGCGTCTCGGCGTCGGATGGCGATGGTTCAACTCCGACCCTGACAACGTCTGCGCTTCCGGCGAATGCAACGTTCCTCGATAACGGGAATGGCACCGGCACTTTCAACTTCACGCCAAGCTTTGCCCAGGCCGGGCCATACAGCGTGACGTTTTACGCGACCGACGGGATTGCGACTGACTCTGAAGTCGTGGCGATCACTGTCAACGAGGCAGGCAACCAGGCGCCAGTGTTGGCCAATATTGGACCGCGTGGCGTCTCCGAAGGGAATACGCTGGCGTTCGTCATTAGCGCGAGCGACCCGGACGCAACTCTTCCGACTCTCACTGCGCTCAACCTGCCGCTCAATGCAACATTGACTGACAACGGCAACGGCACCGCCAACTTCAGCTTTACGCCTGATCTGACTCAGTCCGGCTTCTACGGGGTGACATTCATCGCGTCCGACGGCGCTCTGGCTGATACCGAGATCGTGGCGATCAACGTCACCGAAACCAACCAGGCTCCTGTCCTGGCGGCGATCGGCCCGCAGAGCGTTACCGAGGGCATCTTGTTGTCGTTCGGCATCAGTGCGACCGATGGTGATGGTCCGATCCCTACGCTGACCACCTCGGCCCTTCCGGCCGGTGCGTCATTCGTGAATAATGGCGATGGAACCGGGACTTTCTCCTGGACGCCGACCTTCCTGCAGGCTGGTCCGTATTCCGTCACTTTCTATGCGACCGATGGTATCGTGACAGCGGATGTTGACTCCGAAGTCGTCAGTATCACGGTGAACGATGCCGGTAACCAGACCCCTGTGCTGGCGGCGATCGGCGCTCGCTTTGTGATGGAAGGAGCGACGCTCAACTTTACCGTCACGGGCAGCGACGCGGATAACACGCCGTTGACTCTTGGCACGACTGCTTTACCGACCAACGCGACATTTGTCGATAACGGCGACGGTACCGGCAGTTTCAGTTTCCTGCCGGACTTCACGCAGGCCGGAAGCTATCCTGTCACGTTCTTCGTGAGTGATGGTGCAGCGGCCGATTCTGAGCTGGTGACGATCACAGTCACTGAGTCGGGCAACGTTTCGCCGGTCATCGTGGCGATCCCGGATACTGCGGTCTCCGAGGGTGGCACACTGGTGATCAATGTGACGGCGGATGATCCGGACAGTCCGCTCGCTCCGGCGATCGGCGTCTCCGCCAATACGATGCGCAATTTCACCTTTGTAGATAATGGAAACGGTACGGCGGTCCTGACCTATACGCCGGACTTTATTGACGCCGGAATTGACTCGATCTTTTTCCTGGCCTCGGATGGTTCATCCGCGCCCGGAACAGAGATCGTGCGCGTGACCACCAATGATGTCAACCAGATCCCGTTCTTCCGCGCAGTTACGCCGAAGCAGGTGCAGGTGAATGACTCTCTGCGCTTCACGATCACGGCGGTCGACTCGACCGATCCGGGATGGCCGCGTCGTCTTTTCCTGACCGCGACCGGACTGCCGCTTGGCGCGATCTTTACTGACAATGGCAACAACACTGGTTCATTCCGGTGGGCGCCGAATGTCAGCCAGATCGGCAGTCTCAACGTGACGTTCTACGCGACCGATCAGGGGATCCCGGCTCTTGCCGGAACAGTGGTTGTGCCGGTGACAGTGGTTCCGGTCAACAATCCCCCGGTGCTGAATCTTGCATCGGCTGAGGCCCGCATAGTCGGCGAAGGCCAGTCACTGGTCGTAGCCATCAGCGCTGTCGATCCGGATGGCGGCGCACCGTCGATCGAAGGACAGGACCTTCCGGCGAATGCCTCGATCGTGCCAACCGGTGCAGGCACGGCCAATCTGCTCTTTAATCCTGATTTCACGCAGGGTGGCAATAGCGGCAATTCACGCCTCTACTCGGTCACGATCCTGGCGTCCGATGGTTCGGCCACCGATCGCTCGGTTGTCACAATTCAGGTGGTGGATGCCGGCAATCAGAATCCGGTCTTTGATACCGTCCCGACACCGTCGATCGTTGAGGGTGTGACCGACACGATCGTGGTGCACGCCTTTGACCCGGACGGCGGATCTGTTACATTGACAGCGATCAACTCCACCTTGCCGGTCAATGCAGATTTCTTCGACCGTGGCAATGGGACCGGATGGATCATCTTTGCCCCGGGCTTTACCCAGGCGGGAAGCTTTAGTATTGGGATCATCGCCAATGACGGCACCTCGCTCGACACGGCGTATGTGGATATCACGATCGTTGAAGCAGGCAACCAGCCGCCTGTTCTGGCTACCGTAGCTGACCGTACAGTGAAGGAACGTGCCTCCCTGGTCTTCCGGTTCTCCGGGACCGATCCTGATGGCACGCGCCCCTTATTGTCGGTGTCACCGCTTCCAGTCGGTGCAGTCGTGGTAGACTCCGGAAACGGCGCGGCCTCGTTCACCTGGGTGCCGACCAACTTTGATGCTGCTGTCTATCCGGTCTATTTCAGAGCGGAAGATATTGATTTCCCTGGCGTCTTCGATTCGCAACTGGTCGTGATCACGGTGGCTGATTCGAATATCGCCCCGATCATCTTTGCGACCGGCGGCCGGACGATCTTCGAAGGGGACACGCTGCGGTATGTCATTACATCCGCCGACGAAGATCTGACCTTCCCGAATATCCGCTGCCGCCTGACGACGGCTGATTCACTGGCGACCAACATGACGTTCTTTGATTCAGGCAACGGTGTAGGCGTGCTGACCTTCATTCCGAACTATTCACAGGGCGGAACCGGAGCAGTAGGCAATACCCAGATCCTGTACAACGTTTATTTCATCGCCGAGGATGAGACCGATCCGTTGTTGACGACCCAGACCTCATCGGTCCAGATCACTGTTCGTCATCGCAATGCGCCGCCGAATCTGGTGATATCGCTGGGCGAGGGTCCGTTTACAATTAACGAAGGATCGACGTTGACCTTTAGTGTGTCGGCGAGCGACCCGGATGGCGGCCTGCCGACGATTACGGGGACGAATATCCCGATCAACGCGACTTTTGCGGCGGGTGTGCTTTCGCGGACGTTCACTTTCACGCCGGACTTCACGCAAGCCGGGACATTTGTCGTCCGCTTTTACGCGACGGATGCCGCCGCGCCACCGGCGGTCGACTCGGTCTATGTGACGATCAACGTGACGGATGCGGGGAATCAGGCGAGCCGCTTTACGACGACTCTGCCGGATACCCTGAATATTGCATCTAACTTCTTGACGCAGATAGTGATACGTGCAACCGATCCGGAATACGGGACAATCGCTTTGGCGGTCAGCCCGATCCTGCCGTTCGGCAACTTTGTTGACTCGGGGAATGGTGTTGGGGTCTATTCACTTACTCCAGACTCAACCCTGGTCGGCCAGTTGTGGGCGATGCAATTCACGGCGACCGACGCCCAGAATGCGGTCACCACAACAGCGACTAACCTCCGTGTGGTCAGTTTCCTTCGCGGAGACCTGGATCAGAACGGCCGGTATACGTTGCTTGATCTGGCCTCGTTGGTGAATTATCTGCTTCGTCAGGGACCGCCGCCGGTGATCATTCAGACGGCGGATGTGAATGCGGATACGAAAGTTGACCTTTCGGATCTGGCGTTCATGATCAACTTCCTATATGAAGGCGGGTCCCGTCCGCCGCAATAA
- a CDS encoding S8 family serine peptidase, which yields MSTKLRSLALILLGAVVVVLSVQSVHAVSIEGQALPKPTMLKGKITVQFTDEVIQSRITKGFGRVSVGVASLDQVLAKVQASAAEPIFVDARKPAAGSALRDLTGYYELTIPENADQGEVIRELMQNPNVKLAEPVWLSYIDISTPNDPQYNSQYQMSPPGPDPQPYNAWDLERGSDSIKIAIIDTGVLYAHPDLAGNIWVNPGEDMDGDLAVFDPGDMNGIDDDGNGFIDDLVGWDFVASMSSVWPGEDGVTRDNNPSDHNGHGTHCAGISAAMNNNATNVTGVAGGWFGGHRSSRGCRIMCVRAGGTTAGGLGELNSNDLAAAVNYAANNGADVINASWGGGSFSSPLNTAMFNAIAAGTSFIHSAGNDNVDAEGWHDQVPGVVTVAATYNADQKWTWNATQGSNYGTWITVSAPGQNILSTVSNSYTPSTAIYTGTSMAAPYVAGLNALIRSMMPSLTRAQVDSIITVTTDNIDTQNPSYVGLLGTGRVNAFTALSNLANAKFTSNVTDANVPFTVNFTDQSPNSPSTWDWAFGDGGTSTDQNPSHNYTVPGIYDVSLKITESRGLGEEHLQNYVWARADTIKIDSVMVDPGTKAVLNIYLSNTAQVKNMILPFNMTNSEGITLDSFSVVGTRTSAFEYAALDGGDGMYTFGFDLRPTLTGTPNYMTVGNGNILKLYLNIPSTATKGAVVTIDTLSLGLGGSKKPKIAAVFADYWPVFKTGKVVVRPCLRGKILCGTGAVDLTDLSLLISYLLTGSPTADPYGGNVNAVGGIDLSDLSYLIAYLIAGGNPPPN from the coding sequence ATGAGTACTAAGCTAAGATCCCTTGCCTTGATCTTGCTCGGCGCGGTAGTGGTAGTGTTGTCGGTTCAAAGTGTGCATGCGGTCTCGATCGAGGGACAGGCATTGCCGAAACCGACCATGCTCAAGGGGAAGATCACCGTTCAATTTACCGATGAAGTTATTCAGTCGCGAATAACCAAAGGGTTTGGACGCGTGTCAGTGGGAGTAGCGTCACTTGATCAGGTCCTCGCCAAAGTTCAGGCCAGTGCGGCCGAACCGATTTTTGTCGATGCCCGCAAACCTGCCGCCGGGTCTGCTCTCCGCGACCTGACGGGGTACTACGAACTGACGATTCCTGAAAATGCAGACCAGGGAGAAGTTATTCGGGAGTTGATGCAGAACCCGAATGTGAAGCTGGCCGAACCGGTCTGGCTGTCGTATATCGACATCTCCACGCCCAACGATCCGCAATATAATAGTCAGTACCAGATGTCTCCTCCCGGTCCCGATCCGCAACCATACAATGCGTGGGATCTCGAGCGCGGTTCTGACTCCATCAAGATAGCGATCATTGATACCGGCGTGCTCTATGCACATCCGGATCTGGCCGGCAATATCTGGGTCAACCCGGGTGAGGATATGGATGGCGATCTGGCCGTCTTTGATCCGGGAGACATGAACGGGATCGATGACGACGGCAATGGATTCATCGATGATCTCGTCGGTTGGGATTTTGTCGCTTCCATGAGTTCGGTCTGGCCGGGTGAAGATGGTGTCACACGGGACAACAATCCGAGCGATCATAACGGTCACGGCACACACTGCGCCGGGATCTCCGCCGCGATGAATAACAATGCGACCAACGTCACTGGTGTGGCGGGTGGTTGGTTTGGTGGACATCGGTCGTCGCGCGGATGCCGCATCATGTGCGTTCGCGCCGGAGGAACAACTGCCGGTGGACTGGGTGAGTTGAACTCAAATGATCTCGCCGCCGCGGTCAACTATGCCGCGAACAATGGCGCAGATGTGATCAACGCCAGTTGGGGCGGCGGTTCGTTCTCGTCACCATTGAATACGGCGATGTTTAATGCGATTGCTGCCGGTACGTCCTTCATTCACTCGGCGGGAAATGATAACGTCGATGCTGAAGGTTGGCATGACCAGGTACCGGGTGTGGTCACGGTAGCCGCTACCTATAATGCGGATCAGAAGTGGACCTGGAACGCGACGCAGGGATCGAATTACGGCACCTGGATCACGGTCAGCGCTCCGGGGCAGAACATTCTGTCCACCGTCTCCAACTCGTACACGCCGAGTACCGCAATTTACACCGGTACGTCGATGGCCGCTCCGTATGTGGCGGGCCTCAATGCGCTGATCCGTTCGATGATGCCCTCGCTGACGCGAGCCCAGGTTGATTCGATCATCACGGTCACGACGGACAATATCGATACCCAGAATCCATCGTATGTCGGATTGCTCGGGACCGGGCGAGTGAATGCGTTCACCGCGCTGAGCAACCTGGCCAATGCGAAATTCACGTCGAACGTGACCGATGCCAACGTACCGTTCACGGTCAACTTCACCGATCAGTCGCCGAATTCACCGTCGACGTGGGATTGGGCGTTTGGTGATGGTGGAACCTCGACCGACCAGAACCCATCGCACAATTACACGGTCCCGGGAATCTACGATGTCTCATTGAAGATCACCGAGTCTCGCGGACTGGGTGAAGAGCATCTGCAGAATTATGTCTGGGCGCGCGCTGATACGATCAAGATCGATTCGGTAATGGTAGATCCCGGTACCAAGGCGGTCCTCAATATTTACCTGAGCAATACCGCCCAGGTGAAAAACATGATACTGCCGTTTAATATGACCAACAGCGAAGGGATCACGCTTGATTCGTTCTCTGTCGTCGGGACGCGGACCTCGGCTTTTGAGTATGCGGCGCTGGATGGCGGCGACGGTATGTACACGTTTGGATTCGACCTTCGTCCGACCCTGACCGGTACTCCGAATTATATGACGGTCGGGAATGGGAATATCCTGAAGTTGTATCTCAATATTCCGTCCACCGCAACTAAAGGTGCGGTGGTGACGATCGATACGCTGTCGCTTGGTCTGGGCGGCTCGAAAAAGCCGAAGATCGCTGCGGTGTTTGCAGACTATTGGCCGGTCTTCAAGACTGGTAAGGTGGTGGTTCGCCCCTGCCTGCGCGGAAAGATCCTCTGCGGTACAGGCGCGGTCGACCTGACCGACCTGAGTTTGTTGATCAGCTACCTGTTGACGGGGAGTCCGACGGCCGATCCGTACGGCGGGAACGTCAATGCCGTTGGTGGGATCGACCTGTCCGATCTTTCCTATTTGATCGCTTATTTGATCGCCGGGGGAAATCCGCCTCCAAATTGA